Proteins from a single region of Massilibacterium senegalense:
- a CDS encoding DNA topoisomerase III, translating to MGKTVVLAEKPSVARDIARVLHCNKKGNGFLEGKEYVVTWALGHLVTHADPEAYGNQYKTWNLADLPLMPDPLKTVVIKKTGKQFQNVKTQLNRKDVQTIVIATDAGREGELVARWIIDKAHVKKPMKRLWISSVTDKAIRDGFRQLKDARQYENLYRSAVARAEADWLVGINATRALTTKFNAQLSCGRVQTPTLAIIAKREEEIKHFQPKKYFGITAVAGEIKCTWRDAKSNDTKTFSKEKRDDLLRRLRGKDAAIQSVKRTEKKSYAPALYDLTELQRDAHKLFGYSAKETLSIMQKLYERHKVVTYPRTDSRYLTSDIVATLEERVQAVQVKPYAPFATKVIKNGIKPNGSFVNDHKVSDHHAIIPTEQTPLWMELSDKERRIYDLIVKRFLAVLMPPYVYEQTVAEVKIDGERFVAKGTVIKKLGWKEIYGKEIEDEMSLPNVREGDTLPVLTLTATEGETTPPARFNEGTLLSAMENPTKFMETESQALKKSLHEAGGLGTVATRADIIEKLFHTFVIEKKGNDIWLTSKGKQLLDLVPEDLKSPALTGEWEQKLEAIAKGKLKPELFMKDIYAYTKAVTREIKQSDKKFKHDNITGSKCPECGKLLLEVNGKRGKMLVCQDRACGYRKHVSKLTNARCPNCHKRLELRGEGEGQIFVCSCGHREKLSTFQKRKKQNKTSKASKRDVQKYLKQQKQEEPMNTALADALKKLKF from the coding sequence ATGGGAAAAACAGTAGTATTAGCAGAAAAGCCATCTGTTGCCAGAGATATTGCAAGGGTTCTTCATTGTAATAAAAAAGGGAATGGTTTTTTAGAAGGAAAAGAGTATGTTGTTACATGGGCGTTAGGGCATTTAGTAACGCATGCAGACCCTGAGGCATACGGAAATCAATATAAAACGTGGAATTTAGCGGATTTACCACTAATGCCAGACCCGTTAAAAACGGTTGTGATTAAAAAAACAGGAAAACAGTTTCAAAACGTCAAAACGCAATTAAATCGTAAAGATGTACAAACTATCGTGATTGCGACGGATGCAGGCCGAGAAGGCGAGCTTGTTGCTCGGTGGATTATCGATAAAGCACATGTGAAAAAGCCAATGAAACGGTTATGGATTTCATCGGTAACGGATAAGGCGATTCGCGATGGTTTTCGTCAATTGAAAGACGCTCGCCAGTATGAAAATTTATACCGTTCGGCAGTGGCACGTGCGGAAGCGGACTGGCTCGTTGGTATTAATGCAACACGTGCATTAACGACGAAATTTAATGCACAATTATCGTGTGGACGGGTACAAACACCAACGCTTGCAATCATTGCGAAACGAGAAGAAGAAATTAAACATTTTCAACCGAAAAAATATTTTGGCATTACAGCTGTTGCTGGAGAGATAAAATGTACGTGGCGAGATGCGAAAAGCAATGATACAAAAACATTCTCAAAAGAAAAACGAGATGACTTATTGCGACGATTACGAGGAAAAGATGCCGCCATTCAATCGGTAAAACGAACAGAAAAAAAATCGTATGCTCCAGCATTATATGATTTAACAGAACTACAACGGGATGCACATAAACTTTTTGGATATTCTGCAAAAGAAACGCTCTCTATTATGCAAAAGTTATATGAACGTCATAAAGTAGTCACGTACCCGCGTACAGATTCTCGTTATCTTACCAGTGACATCGTCGCAACGTTAGAAGAACGTGTGCAAGCAGTACAAGTGAAGCCGTACGCTCCTTTTGCTACTAAAGTAATCAAAAACGGTATAAAGCCAAATGGTTCGTTTGTAAATGATCATAAAGTAAGTGATCACCACGCCATCATTCCGACTGAACAAACACCTTTATGGATGGAATTATCAGATAAAGAACGACGTATTTATGATTTGATTGTGAAACGATTTTTAGCGGTATTGATGCCTCCTTACGTGTATGAACAAACGGTAGCAGAAGTGAAAATTGATGGAGAACGGTTTGTTGCAAAAGGAACTGTCATTAAAAAATTAGGATGGAAAGAAATATACGGAAAAGAAATAGAGGACGAAATGTCGTTACCAAACGTCCGAGAAGGCGACACGTTGCCTGTATTAACACTGACCGCAACAGAAGGAGAGACAACACCGCCGGCTCGTTTTAATGAAGGAACATTATTATCTGCCATGGAAAACCCGACAAAATTTATGGAAACAGAAAGCCAGGCATTGAAAAAATCATTACATGAAGCAGGTGGTCTTGGGACGGTTGCGACACGTGCGGATATTATTGAAAAATTATTTCATACATTTGTAATAGAGAAAAAAGGAAATGACATTTGGTTAACATCGAAAGGGAAGCAGCTGTTAGACTTAGTACCAGAAGATTTAAAATCACCAGCGTTAACGGGTGAATGGGAGCAAAAGTTAGAAGCAATCGCGAAAGGAAAGCTAAAACCAGAGCTGTTTATGAAAGACATTTATGCTTATACAAAAGCTGTGACACGTGAGATTAAACAGAGTGATAAGAAATTTAAGCATGATAATATTACAGGTAGTAAATGTCCAGAGTGCGGGAAACTGTTGCTTGAAGTAAACGGAAAACGGGGAAAAATGCTCGTTTGTCAAGATCGTGCTTGTGGATACCGGAAACATGTATCAAAATTAACGAATGCTCGTTGTCCGAACTGTCATAAGCGATTAGAATTACGCGGAGAAGGGGAAGGACAAATTTTCGTTTGTTCTTGTGGTCATCGGGAAAAATTATCTACATTCCAAAAACGGAAAAAGCAAAATAAAACTAGTAAAGCATCCAAAAGAGATGTACAAAAATATTTAAAACAACAAAAACAAGAAGAACCGATGAATACTGCTTTAGCAGATGCGCTAAAAAAATTAAAATTTTAA
- a CDS encoding DsbA family oxidoreductase — translation MKIEVWSDFVCPFCYIGKRRLEQALEKFPHQDKVEIEYRSYELDPNVPENVPLSIHESLAKKYGMSVEEAKQMHENIGEQAKTVGLTYNFDGMKSTNTLHAHRLVKFAATHGKEKEITEKLLHAYFVESKHIGDIQTLVAIGEEFGLNRSELLCMLKDDKAYVNEVRADEHMAQQIGVRGVPFFVFNKKYALSGAQPVEVFLEVLQKVWQEENPSGPLQDLGEQAPGCTDGSCGLPNQ, via the coding sequence ATGAAAATCGAAGTATGGTCTGATTTCGTATGTCCATTTTGTTATATTGGGAAACGACGATTAGAACAAGCATTAGAAAAATTCCCACATCAAGATAAAGTGGAAATAGAATATAGAAGTTATGAATTAGACCCGAATGTACCTGAAAATGTTCCGCTATCTATTCATGAATCATTAGCAAAAAAATATGGAATGAGCGTAGAAGAAGCGAAACAAATGCATGAAAATATTGGCGAACAAGCAAAAACAGTTGGGCTAACGTATAACTTTGACGGAATGAAGTCAACGAATACATTGCATGCACACCGTTTAGTAAAATTTGCAGCGACACATGGAAAAGAAAAAGAAATTACAGAAAAACTTTTGCATGCTTATTTTGTGGAATCTAAACATATAGGTGATATCCAAACGTTAGTGGCGATTGGGGAAGAATTTGGATTAAATCGTTCCGAATTGTTATGTATGTTAAAAGATGACAAAGCATATGTGAATGAAGTACGGGCCGATGAACACATGGCACAACAAATTGGTGTTCGAGGCGTTCCGTTTTTTGTGTTTAATAAAAAATATGCACTTTCTGGTGCGCAACCAGTGGAAGTGTTTTTAGAAGTACTACAAAAAGTGTGGCAAGAAGAAAATCCATCTGGTCCGTTACAAGATTTAGGAGAGCAAGCACCAGGTTGTACAGATGGAAGTTGTGGGTTACCGAATCAATAA